A genomic segment from Corythoichthys intestinalis isolate RoL2023-P3 chromosome 2, ASM3026506v1, whole genome shotgun sequence encodes:
- the adnpb gene encoding activity-dependent neuroprotector homeobox b, giving the protein MFQLPVNNLGSLRKARKNVKKALGDIGLEYCKDHLEDFKPYTPPEVYIKHTSWEDVCTWEPSHTKVQDYRSKPFCCSGCLFSSKYFSAYKSHFRNVHSEDFENNILLNCPYCTYNGNKKSLETHIKLFHMPSNTLRQGPGTVHHGAPMMKDGLLKRPGDSVEQAVYYCKKCTYRDPLYNVVRKHIYREHFQQVAQPYIAKPGEKTNTPNGGPTAKTEGSNTSSTASHQIHCKKCLFVPRTYEALVQHVIEDHERIGYQVTAMIGHTSVIVPRPKPILLMPPKTHGDKTVIGMGPKGIVMANPRPTASQQMARVPIASKPSLSAQSLLSGIKHESVGLKSGTNQLFSFASQQAKATLTGNAQVSPQLHSAKHHFPGGALRSPLLVSPASSLKPNPLGSRVQAAATTFASVTAKKTGSSVLSASYTQKWKICTICNELFPENVYSSHFEKEHKAEKVPAVANYIMKIHNFTSKCLYCNRYLPSDTLLNHMLIHGLSCQHCRATFNDVEKLVAHMRLSHLNEPVGPRIDSPLTFDLTLQQGNPKNVQLIVTTYNMKDAPEESVAFHSQNNTPISPSLSSSLLSSKRLLSQHPPKTHVGVPETAGPLKNVPQTSVPYKRDVGKTLCPLCFSILKGPISDSLAHHLRDKHQVIQTVHPVEKKLTYKCIHCLGVYTSNMTASTITLHLVHCRGVGKSHNGQDKSAHSSRISQGQVAAAKRIALDRANTSAPKKKRRGPPGERAHPRDVNGPFEENPDQPVSLALNPKGLENDSYESRKAFLTRYFNRAPYATQREVEKLAAGLWLWKSDISSHFVNTRRKCTQECESLNPAILLGFSMHEVGKVRHGLALDGVDCLCQSQPGRRRTSRTRLGLSERARQRLKESVTANLDAEINTVIDQTKTINSTPLQKTPADPAEPIPIDSDSEEEVQQVASRTQHPEAKTALAAEGKVTSDQQDMFEDDDDDDDDDDDDDDDDEDEGVHLENGFGPTEAAKGRDALPIIIPKFVPSSARRGGDVTQLGKQQV; this is encoded by the exons ATGTTCCAGCTCCCTGTCAACAATCTGGGCAGTCTGCGCAaagctcggaaaaatgtcaagaagGCCTTGGGAGACATTGGCTTGGAGTATTGCAAAGATCATCTGGAG GACTTCAAACCTTATACTCCACCAGAAGTTTATATAAAGCACACCTCCTGGGAAGATGTGTGCACGTGGGAGCCATCGCATACCAAAGTCCAG GACTACAGATCCAAACCTTTCTGCTGCTCCGGCTGCCTCTTCTCGTCCAAATACTTCTCTGCATACAAGAGCCACTTCCGCAATGTCCACAGCGAAGACTTTGAGAACAACATCCTGCTGAACTGCCCTTACTGCACATACAATGGGAACAAAAAGAGCCTGGAGACGCACATCAAACTTTTCCACATGCCCAGCAACACCTTGCGCCAGGGTCCCGGGACTGTCCACCATGGAGCTCCCATGATGAAGGACGGCCTCTTGAAGAGGCCTGGGGACAGTGTGGAACAGGCCGTGTACTACTGTAAGAAGTGCACCTACCGAGATCCTTTGTACAATGTCGTGCGAAAGCACATCTACAGGGAACACTTCCAGCAGGTTGCACAGCCTTACATTGCAAAACCAGGAGAGAAGACCAACACTCCAAATGGCGGACCCACTGCAAAAACTGAGGGGAGCAATACAAGCAGCACGGCTAGTCATCAGATCCACTGCAAGAAGTGTCTGTTCGTCCCGAGGACCTATGAGGCGCTTGTTCAACACGTCATCGAGGACCACGAGAGGATCGGCTACCAGGTGACCGCCATGATCGGTCACACCAGCGTAATTGTCCCCCGGCCTAAGCCCATCCTTTTGATGCCACCAAAAACTCACGGAGATAAGACAGTCATTGGGATGGGCCCGAAGGGGATCGTCATGGCCAACCCCAGGCCTACGGCCTCTCAGCAGATGGCCCGAGTTCCCATCGCGTCCAAGCCAAGCCTGAGTGCTCAAAGTCTCCTCTCTGGGATTAAACATGAGTCAGTGGGATTAAAGTCAGGGACCAACCAGCTCTTTTCCTTTGCGAGCCAACAGGCGAAGGCCACCCTCACAGGGAACGCCCAAGTTTCACCCCAGCTGCACTCGGCAAAACATCACTTTCCCGGAGGCGCCCTGCGCAGCCCATTGTTGGTTAGCCCGGCATCTTCCCTCAAACCCAACCCCCTGGGATCAAGGGTCCAGGCGGCAGCCACCACCTTTGCATCGGTCACAGCCAAAAAAACTGGTTCCTCAGTCCTGAGCGCGTCTTACACCCAGAAGTGGAAAATATGCACCATTTGCAACGAGCTCTTTCCAGAGAATGTGTACAGTTCTCACTTTGAGAAAGAGCATAAAGCCGAGAAGGTACCTGCCGTGGCCAACTACATCATGAAGATTCACAACTTCACCAGCAAGTGTCTGTACTGCAACCGCTATCTCCCCAGCGATACCTTGTTAAACCACATGCTCATTCATGGCCTGTCCTGCCAGCACTGCCGCGCCACTTTCAATGACGTGGAAAAGTTGGTAGCTCACATGCGTCTGTCTCACCTGAACGAGCCAGTAGGCCCTCGCATTGACTCCCCTCTTACTTTCGACCTCACCCTTCAGCAGGGCAATCCAAAGAACGTTCAATTGATTGTGACTACCTACAACATGAAAGATGCACCAGAGGAGTCTGTGGCCTTTCATTCCCAGAACAACACCCCTATCTCGCCTTCCCTGTCCTCGTCCCTACTATCGTCTAAGAGGTTGTTGTCTCAGCACCCGCCTAAAACGCACGTGGGGGTACCTGAGACTGCCGGCCCGCTCAAGAATGTTCCACAAACGTCTGTACCATACAAGAGGGACGTTGGGAAGACCCTTTGTCCACTTTGCTTCTCTATTCTCAAGGGCCCCATCTCAGATTCCCTGGCCCATCATTTGCGCGACAAGCACCAAGTCATTCAGACTGTCCACCCTGTAGAGAAGAAACTGACCTATAAGTGTATTCACTGCCTGGGTGTGTACACTAGTAACATGACCGCCTCCACCATCACATTACACTTGGTGCATTGTCGAGGAGTAGGCAAGTCTCACAACGGCCAGGATAAGTCTGCTCACTCCTCACGAATCAGTCAGGGGCAGGTTGCTGCTGCCAAACGGATCGCCCTCGATCGTGCCAATACGagtgcaccaaaaaaaaaaaggcggggTCCTCCTGGAGAGAGAGCACACCCAAGAGATGTGAATGGTCCGTTTGAAGAAAACCCAGACCAACCTGTTTCCCTAGCGCTAAACCCTAAAGGACTTGAAAACGATTCATATGAATCGAGGAAGGCTTTTCTCACTCGCTACTTCAATCGAGCGCCTTACGCCACGCAGCGAGAAGTGGAGAAGCTGGCGGCCGGTCTGTGGCTGTGGAAGTCCGACATCTCCAGCCACTTTGTCAACACGCGCAGGAAATGCACGCAGGAATGCGAAAGCCTCAACCCTGCCATCTTACTCGGATTCAGTATGCACGAAGTCGGCAAAGTGAGACACGGGTTGGCGTTGGATGGGGTAGACTGCTTGTGTCAGAGCCAGCCGGGCCGTAGGCGCACATCTAGGACACGCTTAGGCCTGTCGGAACGAGCTCGGCAGAGGCTTAAGGAGTCGGTCACAGCAAATCTTGACGCCGAGATCAACACCGTTATAGaccaaaccaagacaatcaacagCACCCCGTTGCAGAAAACGCCTGCGGATCCTGCTGAACCAATCCCCATTGATTCTGACAGCGAAGAGGAAGTCCAGCAGGTGGCATCCAGAACGCAACATCCAGAAGCAAAAACGGCACTCGCTGCAGAGGGCAAAGTTACGTCGGACCAACAGGACATGTTCGAGGACGATGAcgacgatgatgatgatgatgacgatgatGATGACGACGACGAGGATGAAGGGGTGCACCTGGAGAATGGCTTCGGTCCGACCGAGGCGGCCAAAGGGAGGGATGCCCTGCCCATCATTATTCCCAAGTTTGTACCCTCGTCTGCAAGACGGGGTGGCGATGTAACACAGCTGGGAAAGCAGCAGGTCTAA